Proteins from a genomic interval of Hemicordylus capensis ecotype Gifberg chromosome 14, rHemCap1.1.pri, whole genome shotgun sequence:
- the LOC128337193 gene encoding zinc finger protein 546-like, with the protein MQAGEKFYKCLDCGKCFSRRGNLIIHHRTHTGEKPYKCLECGKSFSSSGDLIQHHRTHTGEKPHKCLECGKSFSHRGHLTRHLRTHTGEKPYKCFECGKSFITSGELTVHHRTHTGKKPHKCLECGKSFSQRGHLTSHHRTHTGEKPYKCFECGKSFSTSGHLTSHHKTHTGEKPHKCLECGKSFNSSRDLIKHHRTHTGEKPHKCLECGKIFSLSGNLLKHHRTHTGEKPHKCLECGKSFSRRGHLTSHHRTHTREKPHKCLECGKSFSTSGHLTRHLRIHTGEKPYKCFECGKSFITSGELTVHHRTHTGKKPHKCLECGKSFSTSGHLTRHLSIHTGKKPYKCFECGKSFITSGELTVHHRTHTGKKPHKCLECGKSFSQRGHLTRHLRTHTG; encoded by the coding sequence ATGCAAGCAGGGGAGAAATTTTATAAATGTTTGGACTGTGGGAAGTGCTTCAGCCGGAGAGGAAATCTTATTATacatcacagaacccacactggggagaaaccatataaatgcttggagtgtggaaagagcttcagctcaAGCGGAGATCTTATTCAacatcacagaacccacactggagagaaaccacataaatgcttggagtgtggaaagagcttcagccatagAGGACATCTAACTAGGCAtcttagaacccacactggggagaaaccatataaatgcttcgagtgtggaaagagcttcatcacGAGTGGAGAACTTACTGTACACCACAGGACCCACACTGggaagaaaccacataaatgcttggagtgtggaaagagcttcagccagagaggaCATCTTACTAGTCACCAcagaacccatactggggagaagccatataaatgcttcgagtgtggaaagagcttcagcacaagtgggcATCTTACTTCACACCAcaaaacccacactggggagaaaccacataaatgcctggagtgtggaaagagcttcaactcGAGCAGAGATCTTATTAAacatcacagaacccacactggagagaaaccacataaatgcttggagtgtggaaagatctTCAGCTTGAGCGGAAATCTTCTTAAacatcacagaacccacactggagagaaaccacataaatgcttggagtgtggaaagagcttcagccggagagGACATCTTACTAgtcaccacagaacccacactagggagaaaccacataaatgcttggagtgtggaaagagcttcagcacaagtggacATCTAACTAGGCATCTTaggatccacactggggagaaaccatataaatgcttcgagtgtggaaagagcttcatcacGAGTGGAGAACTTACTGTACACCACAGGACCCACACTGggaagaaaccacataaatgcttggagtgtggaaagagcttcagcacaagtggacATCTAACTAGGCATCTTAGTATCCACACTGggaagaaaccatataaatgctttgagtgcggaaagagcttcatcaCGAGTGGAGAACTTACTGTACACCACAGGACCCACACTGggaagaaaccacataaatgcttggagtgtggaaagagcttcagccagagaggacatcttactaggcatcttagaacccacactgggtag
- the LOC128337197 gene encoding histone-lysine N-methyltransferase 2B-like, with translation MGGYWARLRCQEGEAAKLPEDPEKDQTGVPENPSPVPPPPPPTHRPQSLPPHPTSPLCSSLPLPVSPSLPLLLMEETSPPVRSHPIPDLSTDLSTVLVLPQKTPSTASSFSTQATVAIDLLSDLQVQYTEKQKRIKRLSEIFMASLGTLHWQVIYTKRRIEAAEERLWRERAAGHLQQSSDGDAGSPAADDDACSSSSPQPLPGPVSLPSLSPTSSPTPLHLHPLLTPPPSPPLLDPDRHNLHEVLEAMMAIQIHELRESEKDLASIKEAQSTVKGLRRQLTKLRSRLCSVEEKVDIRVRKSQLDRGRGGGEGGGGGDGLDQES, from the exons ATGGGTGGCTACTGGGCCCGTCTCAG gtGCCAAGAGGGAGAAGCTGCCAA GCTCCCTGAAGATCCAGAGAAGGATCAGACTG gtgttcctgAGAACCCCAGCCctgtcccccctcctcctccccccacccaccgaccccaatccctacctccccaccccacctcccccctatgctcctcactccccctcccagtctccccctccctccctcttcttctaATGGAAGAAACATCACCCCCAGTccgatcccatcccatccctgacCTCTCCACCGACCTCTCCACTGTACTAGTCCTGCCCCAGAAGACCCCCTCCACGGCATCCTCTTTTAGCACCCAGGCTACCGTGGCAATAGACCTCTTGAGTGACCTCCAGGTCCAGTACACAGAGAAGC aaAAGAGGATCAAGCGTCTCTCCGAGATTTTCATGGCCTCTTTGGGAACCCTGCACTGGCAGGTCATCTACACCAAGAGGAGGATCGAAGCGGCTGAAGAGCGGCTGTGGAGGGAAAGAGCAGCAG GTCATCTCCAGCAAAGCTCTGATGGTGATGCTGGTTCtcctgctgctgatgatgatgccTGCTCCTCTtcatccccccagcccctgcctgggcctgtctccctgccctccctctcccccaccagctcccccactcccctccacctgcatcccctcctcacccctcctccttcccctcctcttctggATCCGGATCGCCACAACCTTCATGAAgtcctggaggcaatgatggcaATCCAGATTCACGAGCTGCGGGAGA gCGAGAAAGACCTTGCCAGCATCAAGGAGGCACAGAGTACAGTCAaggggctgaggcggcagctgaCGAAGCTAAGGAGCCGGCTCTGCAGCGTGGAGGAGAAAGTGGACATTCGGGTCAGGAAAAGCCAGCTGGACCGTggtcgaggaggaggagaaggcggaggggggggagatGGGCTTGATCAGGAGAGTTAG